The sequence CTCGGCGCGCGAGCTGATCGACCGCGCCAGCGCTATCGAGACGGTGGCCGGGCGTCGTCGCGTACACCCGACCCGCCGGCTGGTCCTGGCGGCCGGGACGCTGGCGGTCGCGGTCGGTGCCGTGGCGGTGCTCCAGCCGTTCGGCCAGGGTGCACCGGACACTCCGGGCGAGCCGCCTGCGGCAGCGGGATTGGTGCTCATGCCGGTCGCGTACCAGTTCGACGCGGATCCGCCGGCCGCCGGCCCGCAGCTGCGCATGCTGGCCGACAAGATCAAAGACACGGCGTACGACCACCAGAGCGGGCGCTACATGTATCACCACACGAAGGTGTGGGGCGATCCGGTGATGACGTCCGCCGACGGCCGCCACCACGTGGCCTTCGCCAGCGAGACGAAGGTCTGGCAGGCCGCCGACGGGACCGGTAACCAGATCAGGACCCAACTGGAGCCGCAGTACCCGGACCAGGAGTCCCGGGACTACTGGCAGCGCGAGAGCGCTGCGCGGCCAGCAGCCACCGGCACCCCCGCACCGAGCGTCAGGCCGCTGTCGCCCGAGGATCTCAGGCCGCTGTCGGCCGACCCGTCGGAGCTCCGGGAGCGGCTGAAGGTCGAGTACGGCGCGGGGGCGGCGAGCAAGTGGGTCGGCACGCTCTACGGGCAGTACGTCGTGCCGCGTGCGACCCGAGCGGCGGTCCTGCGGGTCCTCGCTGACGTGCCCGGCTTCCGCTGGCGGGGGCAGGTCACGGACCGTGCCGGCCGCGATGGAGTCGCCGTCACCTTCGACGACCGCGAACACGACCAGCAATCTCTTCTGATCTTCGATCCGAGGACGGGCGAATTGCTCGCCGATGAGCTGTTGACGCTGTCGCCCGTGCGGATCAGCTCGTACAAGGTGATCCTCGATACCGCCTGGGCAAATCAGCCCGGCTGACCGCCGACTTGCGAGGCCGCTCCGTCCGGGAGCGGCCCCGCTGTTTTCCCGCAGTGGCAGTAGCTGCGGCGATGCCCGCGCTCCTAACAGATCAAC comes from Micromonospora vinacea and encodes:
- a CDS encoding CU044_5270 family protein is translated as MFGAERTRTLLGPADPARNAAVGPPLVSARELIDRASAIETVAGRRRVHPTRRLVLAAGTLAVAVGAVAVLQPFGQGAPDTPGEPPAAAGLVLMPVAYQFDADPPAAGPQLRMLADKIKDTAYDHQSGRYMYHHTKVWGDPVMTSADGRHHVAFASETKVWQAADGTGNQIRTQLEPQYPDQESRDYWQRESAARPAATGTPAPSVRPLSPEDLRPLSADPSELRERLKVEYGAGAASKWVGTLYGQYVVPRATRAAVLRVLADVPGFRWRGQVTDRAGRDGVAVTFDDREHDQQSLLIFDPRTGELLADELLTLSPVRISSYKVILDTAWANQPG